A single genomic interval of Daucus carota subsp. sativus chromosome 1, DH1 v3.0, whole genome shotgun sequence harbors:
- the LOC108211300 gene encoding cytokinin dehydrogenase 1, which yields MKYLCVKVFMVLFLTSLAIKLNFCFPSIPLSLRTVVLDGHLSFTDNEFAAKDFGDQYRYSPLAVLHPKSVSDISTIIKHVWQMGPYTELKIAARGRGHSLHGQSQANRGIVISMESLWRQKMQFHIGKTCYVDVSGGALWINILHESLKYGLTPKSWTDYLHLSVGGTLSNAGISGQAFRHGPQINNVHQLEVVTGKGEVVNCSESQNTDLFYGVLGGLGQFGVITRARISLQPAPHKVKWIRVLYSDFSTFSKDQEYLISVEKTFDYIEGLVIKNKTNLMNDWRSNFTPQDSVRASQFISEGKLLFCLELAKNFNPEETESTNKEIQRLLSQLSYISSTLFTTEVSYVEFLDRVHTSEIKLQSKGLWEVPHPWLNLFIPKSKINKFAQEAFGNLLKDTNNGPILVYPVNKSKWNNRTSLVLPDEDIIYLVAFLSHAVPLSNGSDSLEHILKRNKQILEFCESAQLGVKQYLPHYHKQEEWMHHFGPKWEVFAKRKSAYDPLALLAPGQRIFQNNLSYL from the exons ATGAAATATTTATGTGTAAAAGTCTTTATGGTCTTGTTCTTAACCTCTCTAGCAATTAAGCTGAACTTTTGTTTTCCTAGTATTCCACTATCACTCAGGACAGTTGTTCTGGATGGACACCTCAGTTTCACAGATAATGAATTCGCAGCCAAAGACTTTGGTGATCAGTACCGTTACTCTCCGCTAGCAGTCCTTCATCCAAAGTCAGTTTCTGATATTTCTACTATCATAAAGCATGTTTGGCAGATGGGTCCATATACGGAGCTCAAAATTGCAGCTAGAGGCCGCGGTCACTCACTTCACGGTCAGTCACAAGCTAACCGAGGAATTGTTATTAGTATGGAGTCACTCTGGAGACAAAAAATGCAGTTTCACATCGGAAAAACTTGTTATGTGGATGTTTCTGGTGGTGCACTGTGGATAAATATACTGCATGAAAGCCTAAAATATGGCTTAACACCAAAGTCTTGGACAGATTATTTACATCTCAGTGTTGGTGGTACTTTGTCCAATGCAGGAATCAGTGGTCAGGCTTTTCGACATGGTCCACAGATCAATAATGTACATCAGCTGGAAGTTGTCACAG GAAAAGGGGAAGTGGTAAATTGTTCAGAAAGTCAGAACACAGACCTCTTTTATGGTGTTCTTGGAGGACTTGGTCAGTTTGGTGTAATAACCCGCGCAAGAATATCATTACAACCTGCACCACATAAG GTCAAGTGGATCAGAGTGCTGTACTCAGACTTCTCAACATTCTCCAAAGACCAAGAATATCTTATTTCTGTTGAAAAAACATTTGATTACATTGAAGGACTTGTAATAAAGAACAAAACAAATCTTATGAATGATTGGAGATCAAACTTCACCCCACAAGACTCAGTTCGAGCCAGTCAATTCATATCAGAGGGGAAACTCCTATTTTGTCTGGAGTTGGCGAAAAACTTCAACCCAGAGGAAACAGAATCAACAAATAAG GAAATACAGAGGTTACTGTCTCAGCTATCTTATATCTCTTCCACACTTTTTACGACAGAAGTTTCATATGTGGAGTTTCTAGACAGAGTTCATACATCCGAGATCAAACTACAATCAAAAGGCTTGTGGGAAGTTCCACACCCCTGGCTCAATCTTTTCATTCCAAAAAGCAAAATCAACAAGTTTGCTCAAGAAGCCTTTGGCAACTTGCTAAAGGATACAAATAATGGACCTATTCTTGTCTATCCAGTTAACAAATCAAA gtGGAATAACAGAACTTCTTTGGTTCTTCCAGATGAAGATATAATCTACCTAGTTGCATTCCTATCTCATGCAGTTCCCTTATCAAATGGATCAGACAGCTTAGAGCATATATTAAAACGGAACAAACAAATTCTAGAATTTTGCGAGAGTGCACAACTTGGAGTAAAGCAGTATCTGCCACATTACCATAAGCAAGAAGAGTGGATGCACCATTTTGGTCCCAAATGGGAAGTCTTTGCAAAGAGAAAATCAGCTTATGACCCTCTGGCACTTCTTGCTCCTGGACAGAGAATATTTCAGAACAATTTATCGTACTTATGA